Proteins encoded in a region of the Diabrotica virgifera virgifera chromosome 4, PGI_DIABVI_V3a genome:
- the LOC126883808 gene encoding uncharacterized protein LOC126883808 produces MDTQRGKKRPFFKWTEDKMSLAIDAVKNVGMSKKCAAKEFCVPRTTLKRRLENNCLKRKMGPKIILSEGEEKLLANWILSMGRTGFPVNATNLLSTVHKIMKETGRSTVFKDGMPGKTWFAAFLRRHPEIKKRRAESITKSRAAVSKADIEKWFNEIENYLKEEGMIDILKYPNRIYNADETGFSIDPKSGIVLGPAKLEEDFYERKSNAEKEQITVMACFSADGITVPPMVIYPNVDYTKCVSTRQVVDPTNLSDIKNTIITKGNILSELEKKIPPLELNHFRTNFDNKDDWKGDLQFKKLYEVWAEFKNEALLVTNKHKHVTGEDDSNLMEGNEEMSISFSVPTASTSTPNGKQREESVILPNEEQSQNGNSTILQDKSTTSLNVSESFLSPDKLENVALYKDKEDQGYVVSTPFKKCLIFPKTPEKEPPKRKRKIFPAVVSTTLYRAHYDNITSKSGPSKQSQIKIKKPAVKRKVISESESSADDVPYCDEDLDASDVENYTIKNIHDGDFVIIKYNGNLYPGKVIKANQEGAEVSSMEKAGYDWNWPEKEDVLFYFYEDIKKIIREPLVKGKRGYYSVPELSSFL; encoded by the exons ATGGATACCCAGAGAGGAAAGAAAAGGCCTTTTTTTAAATGGACGGAAGATAAAATGAGCCTTGCTATAGACGCAGTAAAAAATGTAGGCATGTCCAAAAAATGTGCAGCTAAAGAATTTTGTGTTCCTAGAACAACCTTAAAGCGTAGACTTGAAAACAATTGTCTTAAACGAAAAATGggtcctaaaattattctttcagAAGGCGAAGAGAAATTATTAGCTAATTGGATCTTGTCTATGGGCAGAACGGGCTTTCCTGTTAATGCAACAAATCTACTCTCCACGGTGCATAAAATTATGAAAGAAACTGGGAGGTCGACTGTTTTTAAAGATGGGATGCCCGGGAAAACTTGGTTCGCTGCTTTTCTTCGAAGACATCCTGAGATAAAAAAACGAAGAGCAGAGTCTATTACAAAATCAAGAGCTGCCGTCTCTAAAGCTGatatagaaaaatggtttaatgaaattgaaaactatttaaaagaaGAAGGTATGATTGACATACTAAAATACCCAAATAGGATATACAATGCAGACGAAACCGGGTTTAGCATTGATCCTAAATCTGGTATTGTCCTTGGGCCGGCGAAATTGGAAGAAGACTTTTATGAGAGAAAATCTAATGCAGAAAAAGAGCAAATAACTGTTATGGCCTGTTTTTCAGCCGATGGTATCACAGTTCCACCAATGGTCATATATCC CAATGTTGATTACACCAAATGTGTTTCCACTCGGCAAGTTGTAGATCCTACAAATCTATCAGATATTAAAAACACAATTATTACAAAAGGGAATATATTATCCGAACTTGAGAAAAAAATACCACCACTTGAATTGAATCATTTCAGAACAAATTTCGACAATAAAGATGACTGGAAGGGAGACTTACAATTTAAGAAACTTTATGAGGTTTGGGCAGAATTTAAAAATGAAGCTTTATTAGTAACAAATAAACATAAACATGTCACTGGGGAGGATGACTCTAACTTAATGGAAGGAAATGAAGAAATGTCAATATCGTTTTCAGTTCCAACAGCGTCAACTTCAACTCCAAACGGTAAGCAGAGAGAAGAGAGTGTAATTCTTCCAAATGAAGAACAGTCACAGAACGGGAACAGCACTATTTTACAAGATAAAAGTACTACTTCACTAAATGTTTCAGAGTCATTTCTTTCACCGGATAAATTAGAAAACGTTGCGCTGTATAAGGACAAAGAAGACCAAGGATATGTGGTTAGCACTCCTTTCAAAAAATGTCTCATTTTTCCTAAGACTCCTGAAAAAGAACCACCCAAAAGAAAACGAAAAATATTTCCAGCAGTTGTATCCACTACACTTTACAGGGCCCATTATGATAATATAACGTCTAAAAGTGGCCCTTCAAAACAAtcacaaattaaaataaaaaagcctGCAGTAAAGAGAAAAGTAATAAGCGAATCTGAATCTTCTGCCGATGATGTTCCTTACTGTGATGAAGATCTAGATGCGAGTGATGTTGAAAATTATACGATCAAGAATATTCATGATGGAGATTTTGTTATTATCAAATACAATGGAAATCTTTATCCAG GAAAAGTGATAAAAGCTAACCAGGAAGGAGCAGAAGTTTCGTCAATGGAAAAAGCAGGCTATGACTGGAATTGGCcagaaaaagaagatgtattattttatttttatgaggACATTAAAAAGATTATAAGGGAACCATTAGTTAAAGGCAAACGGGGTTATTACTCAGTACCAGAACTATCTAGTTTTCTTTAA